In one window of Mytilus trossulus isolate FHL-02 chromosome 7, PNRI_Mtr1.1.1.hap1, whole genome shotgun sequence DNA:
- the LOC134726041 gene encoding uncharacterized protein LOC134726041, producing the protein MASSKPSQAIKPECNKHGQDLILYCPGHLMPCCDECISTSHSKCTGITSLAGVVDKTRIENSKESVETNINSILNLLGSLINNKSKNIKRGENQYKDIQKSIKEIRKEINNHLDHLEKKLSQEIDTIWNQEKASATDFISEIEGEKKNLKEIKEHLQTVTRNTSKLQSFLSVHQIEQQVHQCQRYVEDLNDDERTKEVDIKMKQNDEIEKILNTLESLESLGEVIVIKTEVAMKIEISVGRELKLVPLQEQSNINNMTMNIETKIEINIKKFIGDMICLMDGRVIIVEHWGKVNLLTSDGKLQKQLPIPGKAYSVTQINQNTIAITYHIETAIKIFNMENETVTKVIKLDKQCYGLSFSNNSLAVGLRCHEIRIIDLEGNTLKSIQVKSESDLWNLVYCDDRVIYSDYNGNAVTCVDESGQQIWQYTQDLSGPYGLCTDTYGNIIVADWESNRIIVISKDGQNSKVLVSKEDGLKYPKSICFKHNESSGFICDFEGKNLTKFNFSIK; encoded by the coding sequence ATGGCATCCAGTAAACCTAGCCAAGCTATCAAACCAGAATGTAACAAACATGGTCAAGACCTCATCTTGTACTGCCCCGGTCATTTAATGCCTTGCTGTGATGAATGTATTTCCACCAGCCATTCCAAATGTACAGGAATAACAAGTTTAGCAGGTGTTGTGGATAAAACTAGAATTGAAAATTCCAAGGAATCTGTAGAAACAAACATAAATTCTATCTTAAATCTATTGGGAAGTTTAATCAACAACAAAtccaaaaacattaaaagaggAGAAAATCAGTATAAAGACATACAGAAATCAATTAAAGAAATAAGAAAGGAAATAAACAATCATTTAGACCACCTGGAGAAAAAGTTATCCCAAGAAATTGATACCATTTGGAATCAGGAAAAAGCAAGTGCAACTGATTTCATCTCTGAAATTGAAGGGGAAAAGAAAAActtgaaagaaataaaagaacatttaCAAACAGTCACAAGGAATACTTCTAAACTCCAATCATTTCTTAGTGTACATCAGATTGAACAACAAGTACATCAATGTCAGAGATATGTTGAAGATCTGAATGATGATGAGAGGACCAAAGAAGTTGacatcaaaatgaaacaaaatgatgaaatagaaaaaatactgaacacatTAGAATCATTAGAATCCTTAGGAGAAGTCATTGTTATAAAGACAGAAGTAGCCATGAAAATAGAAATAAGTGTGGGAAGAGAACTAAAATTAGTACCATTACAAGAACAATCCAATATAAACAACATGACAATGAATATAGAGACAAAGATAGAGATCAACATAAAGAAGTTTATTGGTGACATGATTTGTCTGATGGATGGAAGAGTTATAATAGTGGAACATTGGGGTAAAGTTAACCTACTTACTTCTGATGGCAAACTACAGAAACAATTACCTATACCTGGTAAAGCCTACAGTGTTACACAGATCAATCAGAACACTATAGCCATAACTTATCATATTGAGACAGCCATTAAGATCTTCAATATGGAGAATGAAACAGTTACCAAAGTTATCAAATTAGACAAACAATGCTATGGTTTATCATTCTCCAATAATTCTCTGGCTGTAGGTTTGAGATGTCATGAAATCCGTATTATAGACTTGGAAGGAAATACACTGAAGTCAATACAAGTTAAGAGTGAATCAGACCTGTGGAACCTTGTTTACTGTGATGACAGAGTAATCTATAGTGACTATAATGGTAATGCAGTAACCTGTGTGGATGAATCAGGTCAACAGATCTGGCAATATACACAGGATTTATCAGGACCATATGGACTTTGTACAGATACTTATGGTAACATCATTGTAGCAGACTGGGAATCTAATAGAATAATAGTGATATCAAAAGATGGACAGAATAGTAAAGTACTGGTCAGTAAAGAGGATGGACTGAAGTATCCTAAgagtatttgttttaaacataatgaGTCTTCAggttttatttgtgatttcgaAGGCAAAAActtgacaaaatttaatttttctataaaataa